One stretch of Deinococcus metalli DNA includes these proteins:
- the galE gene encoding UDP-glucose 4-epimerase GalE gives MKILVVGGAGYIGSHTVRQLRRAGHEVVVLDNLSSGHPEALPADVELVRADLLDAGAVKDTLIRTQPDAVVHFAALIEVGESMRAPGRYYRNNVVGSLNLLQGIVETRKIPLVFSSTAAVYGTTDAVPIPENAAMQPESVYGESKLMTERMIHAFGAAHGLPYTILRYFNVCGASPAGDIGEAHANQTHLIELACLTALGQREKMMIFGEDYPTPDGTCIRDYVHVQDLADAHVLAVEALGAGTQEAATYNVGLGHGFSVKQVLDAVDAVTGTPLKREIAPRRAGDPPRLVADATKIVRDLGFTPQFTDLQEIVQTAWNWHKSHPHGFKQ, from the coding sequence ATGAAGATCCTGGTGGTAGGCGGAGCAGGGTACATCGGGTCGCACACGGTGCGGCAACTGCGGCGTGCCGGACACGAGGTCGTGGTACTGGACAACCTTTCCAGCGGGCACCCGGAGGCGCTCCCGGCCGACGTGGAACTCGTCCGCGCCGACCTGCTGGACGCCGGCGCCGTCAAGGACACCCTGATCCGCACCCAGCCGGACGCGGTCGTCCATTTCGCCGCCCTGATCGAGGTGGGCGAGAGTATGCGCGCGCCCGGCCGCTACTACCGCAACAACGTGGTCGGCAGCCTGAATCTGCTTCAGGGCATCGTGGAGACCCGCAAAATTCCGCTGGTGTTCAGTTCCACGGCGGCCGTGTACGGCACCACCGACGCCGTGCCGATCCCCGAGAACGCCGCCATGCAGCCCGAGAGCGTGTACGGCGAGTCCAAACTGATGACCGAGCGCATGATCCACGCCTTCGGGGCGGCACACGGCCTGCCGTACACCATCCTGCGGTACTTCAACGTCTGCGGGGCGTCTCCCGCCGGGGACATCGGGGAGGCGCACGCCAACCAGACGCACCTGATCGAACTGGCGTGCCTGACGGCGCTGGGGCAGCGCGAGAAGATGATGATCTTCGGCGAGGACTACCCCACGCCGGACGGCACGTGCATCCGGGATTACGTCCACGTGCAGGACCTGGCGGACGCGCACGTGCTGGCCGTGGAGGCGCTGGGAGCAGGCACGCAGGAGGCCGCCACGTACAACGTCGGTCTGGGCCACGGCTTCTCGGTGAAGCAGGTGCTGGACGCCGTGGACGCGGTGACGGGGACGCCGCTGAAGCGCGAGATCGCGCCGCGCCGGGCGGGCGATCCGCCGCGGCTGGTGGCGGACGCCACGAAGATCGTGCGTGACCTGGGCTTCACCCCGCAGTTCACGGACCTGCAGGAGATCGTGCAGACCGCGTGGAACTGGCACAAGTCCCATCCGCACGGCTTCAAACAGTAG
- a CDS encoding quinone-dependent dihydroorotate dehydrogenase, giving the protein MYASLAKPLLFRLDAERAHHLTLDLLEQASRVPGWPALARAVTAPADARLAQTVWGQSYASPVGLAAGLDKNGVAVPAFGALGFGFLEVGTVTPLAQPGNDRPRLFRLPPDDALINRMGFNNDGAGALHGRLAALGTRPVPIWVNIGKNKVTPNEDATSDYLTCVRTLQEVADAFVVNVSSPNTPGLRALQAADDLALLLRAVVAEVDAGRVRTLRRPPVLVKLAPDLHPDDFGASVQAALDAGAQGVIVSNTTLSRDGLTHPHRAEAGGLSGRPLTRRSTDLVRGAYRITRGRIPLVGVGGIFSAQDAYDKLRAGAALVEVYSALIYRGPGLVRDLNRGLARLLERDGMSSVTDVIGVDA; this is encoded by the coding sequence ATGTACGCCTCGCTCGCCAAGCCGCTGCTGTTCCGCCTGGACGCGGAACGCGCCCACCACCTCACCCTGGACCTGCTGGAGCAGGCCTCGCGGGTGCCCGGCTGGCCCGCCCTGGCACGCGCCGTGACCGCCCCAGCCGACGCGCGGCTGGCCCAGACCGTGTGGGGGCAGTCCTACGCGTCGCCGGTGGGCCTCGCGGCGGGTCTGGACAAGAACGGCGTGGCGGTGCCGGCCTTCGGGGCGCTGGGCTTCGGCTTCCTGGAGGTGGGCACCGTGACCCCGCTGGCGCAGCCCGGCAACGACCGCCCGCGCCTGTTCCGCCTGCCGCCGGACGACGCGCTGATCAACCGCATGGGCTTCAACAACGACGGTGCCGGGGCGCTGCACGGCCGGCTGGCCGCCCTGGGCACGCGCCCGGTGCCGATCTGGGTGAACATCGGGAAGAACAAGGTCACGCCCAACGAGGACGCCACATCCGACTACCTGACGTGCGTGCGGACCCTTCAGGAGGTCGCGGACGCCTTCGTGGTGAACGTCAGCAGCCCGAACACGCCGGGGCTGCGGGCCCTCCAGGCGGCAGACGACCTCGCGCTGCTGCTGCGCGCCGTCGTGGCCGAGGTCGACGCCGGGCGCGTCCGGACGCTGCGGCGCCCGCCGGTGCTGGTCAAGCTCGCGCCGGACCTGCACCCCGACGACTTCGGGGCGAGCGTGCAGGCCGCGCTGGACGCGGGCGCACAGGGCGTGATCGTCAGCAACACGACCCTGAGCCGCGACGGCCTCACGCACCCCCACCGCGCGGAGGCGGGCGGTCTGAGCGGCCGACCCCTCACGCGGCGCTCGACCGACCTCGTGCGCGGCGCGTACCGGATCACGCGCGGGCGCATCCCGCTGGTGGGTGTGGGCGGCATCTTCAGCGCCCAGGACGCCTACGACAAGCTGCGGGCCGGCGCCGCCCTGGTCGAGGTGTACTCCGCGCTGATCTACCGCGGTCCGGGCCTGGTGCGCGACCTGAACCGGGGCCTGGCGCGTCTGCTGGAGCGCGACGGCATGAGTAGCGTGACGGACGTCATCGGCGTGGATGCGTAA
- a CDS encoding RICIN domain-containing protein, translating to MSRTAVLAGLSLLLAACTSTPPVEATYYRLQLKGNLKYLDADHCTTTLALNPGSTYADGACQLWTLVDVGGGYARVQLKSSGEYLDAPGCASPVVVGARSTVQDGACQEWRLVPDTDGWSRLQLKSTGQYLDAAQCAGPIGLDTASAYLNGACQLWKLVPVSPG from the coding sequence ATGTCCAGAACCGCTGTTCTTGCCGGACTCAGCCTGCTCCTGGCCGCCTGCACCTCGACCCCGCCCGTGGAGGCCACGTACTACCGCCTTCAGCTGAAGGGCAACCTGAAGTACCTCGACGCTGACCACTGCACCACGACCCTGGCCCTCAATCCCGGCTCGACATACGCCGACGGCGCCTGTCAGCTGTGGACCCTCGTGGACGTGGGAGGCGGGTACGCCCGCGTGCAGCTCAAGAGCAGCGGCGAGTACCTCGACGCGCCGGGTTGCGCGAGCCCCGTGGTCGTGGGTGCCAGGTCCACGGTCCAGGACGGCGCGTGTCAGGAATGGCGGCTGGTGCCCGACACGGACGGCTGGTCACGCCTTCAGCTCAAATCCACCGGGCAGTATCTCGATGCGGCCCAGTGCGCCGGGCCGATCGGCCTGGACACCGCCTCGGCGTATCTGAACGGCGCGTGTCAGCTCTGGAAACTGGTGCCGGTGTCCCCAGGCTGA
- a CDS encoding DUF420 domain-containing protein, whose product MAETINQWSVITIVLSGVALLVGVYFIRHRNREAHMRAMIVASSLATLFLVLYLTRLGLGYEKKYVGPNHGAYIALLISHIILAAANLPLALGALFNAYRGLKAAGNLGNIDAPGARVYFNRHRAWVRWTVPVWLYVAVTGWIIYLLLGRWGEVIKGA is encoded by the coding sequence ATGGCGGAAACGATCAACCAGTGGTCAGTCATCACCATCGTCCTGAGCGGGGTGGCCCTGCTCGTCGGGGTGTACTTCATCCGCCACCGCAACCGCGAGGCGCACATGCGGGCGATGATCGTCGCGTCCAGCCTCGCCACGCTGTTCCTGGTGCTGTACCTGACGCGCCTGGGCCTGGGCTACGAGAAGAAGTACGTCGGGCCCAACCACGGCGCATATATCGCGCTGCTGATCAGCCACATCATCCTGGCCGCCGCGAACCTGCCGCTCGCGCTGGGCGCTCTGTTTAACGCGTACCGGGGGCTGAAGGCGGCGGGGAACCTCGGCAACATCGACGCGCCGGGCGCGCGCGTGTACTTCAACCGGCACCGCGCGTGGGTGCGCTGGACCGTGCCGGTGTGGCTGTACGTCGCCGTGACCGGCTGGATTATCTACCTGCTGCTGGGCCGCTGGGGCGAGGTCATCAAGGGCGCCTGA
- a CDS encoding Glu/Leu/Phe/Val family dehydrogenase has protein sequence MRASGLNWQGLMEQLQMALPHCDVTDQSLAYFKYPRRTVSLNLPVRMDDGNVRMFRAYRSVHNTSRGPSMGGVRLRSGIGAHECEVLAAIMTLKAAVADLPLGGAKGGIDVDPGSISAHELQGLVRRYASELVEFVGPGTDILAPDIGSDEQVMAWILDAYAENTGETISGVVVGKPLPLGGSYGSKDARGRSAALVTGRILERDGRSLNRARAAVYGYGAVGRTAAQTLADQGALVVAVSDQGGGTFASGGLDLDALTAHRAQTGSVQGFGTDISADELAELDVDVLLLAYDYGAVHAGNAHAVRADYVVEATNRAVLPEAERFLRAQGVTVIPDLVASLGGVVVNYLEWVQDASNFFWTEDEIERAIDQRVNAAVDEVMAFADTRRVDLRTASYAVALNRLNNATVMRGVYP, from the coding sequence ATGCGGGCATCAGGACTCAACTGGCAGGGCCTCATGGAACAGCTCCAGATGGCCCTGCCCCATTGCGACGTGACCGACCAGTCGCTCGCGTACTTCAAGTACCCCAGGCGCACCGTCAGCCTGAACCTGCCGGTGCGCATGGACGACGGCAACGTGCGGATGTTCCGCGCGTACCGCAGCGTGCACAACACCTCGCGCGGCCCCAGCATGGGCGGCGTGCGGCTGCGCTCGGGCATCGGCGCGCATGAGTGCGAGGTGCTCGCCGCGATCATGACCCTCAAGGCCGCCGTGGCCGATCTGCCGCTGGGCGGCGCCAAGGGCGGCATCGACGTCGACCCCGGCAGCATCAGCGCCCACGAACTTCAGGGTCTGGTGCGGCGCTACGCCAGCGAACTCGTGGAATTCGTCGGCCCCGGCACCGACATCCTGGCGCCCGATATCGGCAGCGACGAGCAGGTCATGGCGTGGATTCTCGACGCCTACGCCGAGAACACGGGCGAGACCATCAGCGGCGTGGTGGTCGGCAAGCCCCTGCCGCTGGGCGGCAGTTACGGTAGCAAGGACGCCCGTGGCCGCAGCGCCGCGCTGGTCACCGGCCGCATCCTGGAACGAGACGGCCGCAGCCTGAACCGCGCCCGCGCCGCCGTGTACGGCTACGGCGCCGTCGGCCGCACCGCTGCCCAGACCCTCGCGGACCAGGGCGCGCTGGTCGTGGCCGTCAGCGACCAGGGCGGTGGCACCTTCGCCAGCGGCGGCCTGGACCTGGACGCCCTGACCGCGCACCGCGCGCAGACCGGCTCGGTGCAGGGCTTCGGCACCGACATCAGCGCCGACGAGCTGGCGGAACTGGACGTGGACGTCCTGCTGCTCGCCTACGACTACGGCGCCGTGCATGCCGGGAACGCCCACGCCGTACGCGCCGACTACGTGGTCGAGGCCACCAACCGCGCCGTGCTGCCCGAGGCCGAACGCTTCCTGCGCGCCCAGGGCGTCACCGTGATTCCGGACCTCGTCGCCAGCCTGGGCGGCGTGGTCGTGAACTACCTCGAATGGGTGCAGGACGCCAGCAACTTCTTCTGGACCGAGGACGAGATCGAGCGCGCCATCGACCAGCGCGTGAACGCCGCCGTGGACGAGGTCATGGCCTTCGCGGATACCCGCCGGGTCGACCTGCGCACCGCGTCCTACGCCGTGGCGCTCAACCGGCTGAACAACGCGACCGTGATGCGTGGGGTGTATCCGTGA
- the panB gene encoding 3-methyl-2-oxobutanoate hydroxymethyltransferase has protein sequence MKRSIPELQGSEQPLVMVTAYDYPGGKHAQAADVDVILVGDSLGNVVLGYDSTAPVTLGDMIHHARAVRRGAPDTFMVVDLPFGTYHTGTQDAMRNAVKVIQETGADAVKMEGATTEILQVVDTLTRNGIPVMGHVGLMPQTATAQGGLRVQGKDDDTARRTLEGAVALERAGAFAVVLEAIPARLARLISERLAVPTIGIGAGVNCDGQVLVTHDLLGMYEGEDKKIAKRYAEIGKLSREAIAAYAAEVRARQFPAKENSFVMKDDVLDKLY, from the coding sequence ATGAAACGCAGCATCCCGGAGTTGCAGGGCTCCGAACAGCCGCTGGTGATGGTCACTGCCTACGACTACCCTGGCGGGAAGCACGCGCAGGCGGCGGACGTCGACGTGATCCTGGTGGGCGACTCGCTGGGGAACGTGGTGCTGGGCTACGACAGCACCGCCCCGGTCACGCTGGGCGACATGATCCACCACGCGCGGGCGGTGCGGCGGGGAGCGCCGGACACCTTCATGGTGGTGGACCTGCCATTCGGGACGTACCACACGGGCACACAGGACGCCATGCGCAACGCCGTGAAGGTGATTCAGGAAACCGGCGCGGACGCCGTGAAGATGGAGGGCGCGACCACCGAGATCCTGCAGGTCGTGGACACCCTGACCCGCAACGGCATTCCCGTGATGGGTCACGTGGGCCTGATGCCGCAGACCGCGACGGCCCAGGGCGGCCTGCGCGTGCAGGGCAAGGACGACGACACGGCCCGCCGGACGCTGGAGGGCGCCGTGGCGCTGGAACGCGCGGGAGCCTTCGCGGTGGTGCTGGAGGCGATTCCCGCGCGGCTGGCGCGGCTGATCTCGGAGCGGCTGGCCGTTCCGACCATCGGCATCGGGGCGGGCGTAAACTGCGACGGACAGGTGCTGGTCACGCACGACCTGCTCGGCATGTACGAGGGCGAGGACAAGAAGATCGCCAAGCGCTACGCCGAGATCGGGAAGCTGTCGCGCGAGGCCATCGCCGCCTACGCCGCCGAGGTGCGCGCCCGGCAGTTCCCCGCCAAGGAGAACTCCTTCGTGATGAAGGACGACGTGCTGGACAAGCTGTACTGA
- a CDS encoding polyprenyl synthetase family protein: protein MTIGAALGVPDAAFETRLRDVLRSRVEFIELIGEDLVAAGGKRTRPLITYLSAQVLGAAPHGPAWAHVVDLGVCVELLHSASLLHDDLIDDADTRRGHQAAFRRFGNVVSVMSGDFMLSRLLMLLADMPGGASLTRIFGETASVICEGEVLQFQVAAYQDYTLEHYLNVIHGKTAALAQLAARGPALLLGASPEQERALAIFGREYGMAFQMQDDLLDLAGEEAVIGKPVGGDLREGKATLPLLYLLDGPHGAEVRTVLERRAAQDGDVERVRALAAQEGVVLRTRDEIRRRAALAVDALAVFPPSEARDELERLAVREIERAR, encoded by the coding sequence ATGACCATCGGGGCAGCGCTGGGCGTGCCGGATGCCGCGTTCGAAACGCGGCTGCGGGACGTGCTGCGCTCGAGGGTGGAGTTCATCGAGCTGATCGGCGAGGATCTGGTCGCAGCCGGCGGCAAGCGCACCCGGCCCCTGATCACGTACCTGTCCGCGCAGGTGCTGGGCGCCGCGCCGCACGGTCCGGCGTGGGCACACGTGGTGGACCTGGGCGTGTGCGTGGAACTGCTGCACTCGGCGTCGCTGCTGCACGATGACCTGATCGACGACGCCGATACCCGCCGCGGTCACCAGGCGGCGTTCCGACGCTTCGGGAACGTGGTGAGCGTGATGAGCGGGGACTTCATGCTCTCGCGGCTGCTGATGCTGCTTGCGGACATGCCGGGCGGCGCGAGCCTCACGCGGATCTTCGGCGAGACGGCCAGCGTGATCTGCGAGGGCGAGGTGCTGCAGTTCCAGGTGGCGGCGTACCAGGACTACACGCTGGAGCACTATCTCAACGTCATCCACGGCAAGACCGCAGCCCTGGCGCAGCTGGCGGCGCGTGGGCCGGCCCTGCTGCTGGGCGCTTCGCCGGAGCAGGAGCGGGCCCTGGCGATCTTCGGGCGCGAGTACGGCATGGCCTTCCAGATGCAGGACGATCTGCTCGACCTCGCGGGCGAGGAAGCGGTGATCGGCAAGCCGGTGGGCGGCGACCTGCGCGAGGGCAAAGCCACCCTGCCACTGCTGTACCTGCTGGACGGCCCGCACGGCGCCGAGGTGCGGACCGTGCTGGAACGCCGCGCCGCGCAGGACGGCGATGTCGAGCGGGTACGGGCACTGGCCGCGCAGGAGGGCGTGGTGCTGCGGACCCGTGATGAGATCCGCCGCCGCGCCGCACTGGCCGTGGACGCCCTGGCGGTCTTCCCGCCCTCCGAGGCGCGTGACGAGCTGGAGCGCCTGGCCGTCCGAGAGATCGAACGCGCCCGCTGA
- a CDS encoding RrF2 family transcriptional regulator, whose amino-acid sequence MWVSTKAQYGLRALVEIGRHGGQPVPLKDVSERQGISQHYLEQIASNLRRAGFIRSTRGAHGGYRLSRPAAEINAYDVVTAMEGSIAPVSCVEDDHTCNSQNVCGTQGLWQRVDTALRDVLGGTTLADLIVESETQQHARLVQIEPAFTRL is encoded by the coding sequence ATGTGGGTGTCCACCAAAGCACAGTACGGCCTGCGCGCCCTGGTCGAGATCGGCCGGCACGGTGGACAGCCCGTACCGCTCAAGGACGTCTCGGAGCGCCAGGGCATCAGCCAGCACTACCTGGAACAGATCGCCAGCAACCTGCGCCGCGCCGGGTTCATCCGCAGCACGCGCGGCGCACACGGCGGCTACCGCCTGTCCCGGCCCGCCGCCGAGATCAACGCCTACGACGTGGTCACGGCCATGGAGGGCTCCATCGCCCCGGTGTCGTGCGTGGAGGACGACCACACCTGCAACAGCCAGAACGTGTGCGGCACGCAGGGCCTGTGGCAGCGGGTGGACACCGCCCTGCGCGACGTGCTGGGCGGCACTACCCTGGCCGACCTGATCGTGGAGAGCGAGACGCAGCAGCACGCGCGTCTGGTGCAGATCGAACCCGCGTTCACGCGTCTGTGA
- a CDS encoding MFS transporter, which translates to MSAPPESAALPATSTSVLQLPEFRAMLLAAVTSTLAGRAVALTVAYQLYQITKNPLTLGILGLVEAIPALSLALLGGVVADRNDRRRILLATITVEVVCAGCFALYAPHALVGGTLPILALIFTLGVARGFSDPALPAFQAQVVPRDLLLRASAWRSSAWQAAGIAGPAVGGVLYASVGPAGAYAFAFVLFVVSLGCVLYVKPKPRPAFTPGEPIWDSVKAGLAFVMQRQVLVGSMALDLFSVLFGGAVALLPIFASDILAVGPKGLGVLVAAPSIGALLVMLYATRHPPGKGAGRILLSVVAGFGVCMIVFGLSRNFYLSVAALIFAGVFDGISMVIRSATLQLKAPDHMRGRVNAVSGMFIGASNELGAFESGVAAKLLGTTRSVWLGGIVTLIVVGVTAALAPELRAMDLTDVAED; encoded by the coding sequence GTGAGTGCGCCGCCCGAATCCGCCGCCCTGCCGGCGACCAGCACGTCCGTTCTCCAGCTCCCGGAATTCCGCGCCATGCTGCTGGCCGCCGTGACCAGCACCCTGGCGGGCCGCGCCGTCGCCCTGACGGTCGCGTACCAGCTGTACCAGATCACCAAAAATCCCCTTACCCTCGGCATCCTGGGGCTGGTCGAGGCGATTCCTGCGCTGAGCCTCGCGCTGCTGGGCGGCGTGGTCGCGGACCGCAACGACCGGCGCCGCATCCTGCTGGCGACCATCACCGTGGAGGTCGTGTGCGCCGGGTGCTTCGCGCTGTACGCCCCGCACGCTCTGGTGGGCGGTACGCTGCCGATCCTGGCCCTGATCTTCACGCTGGGCGTGGCGCGCGGCTTTTCCGACCCGGCGCTGCCCGCGTTTCAGGCACAGGTCGTGCCGCGCGACCTGCTGCTGCGCGCCAGCGCGTGGCGGTCGAGCGCGTGGCAGGCTGCCGGGATCGCCGGGCCGGCGGTGGGCGGCGTGCTGTACGCGTCGGTCGGCCCGGCCGGTGCGTACGCCTTCGCGTTCGTGCTGTTCGTCGTGTCGCTGGGCTGCGTGCTGTACGTCAAACCCAAGCCCCGCCCCGCGTTCACACCCGGCGAACCCATCTGGGACAGTGTCAAGGCCGGGCTGGCCTTCGTCATGCAGCGGCAGGTGCTGGTCGGCAGCATGGCGCTCGACCTGTTCTCCGTGCTGTTCGGCGGCGCGGTCGCCCTGCTGCCCATCTTCGCGTCAGACATCCTGGCGGTCGGCCCGAAGGGGCTGGGCGTGCTGGTCGCCGCGCCCAGCATCGGCGCGCTGCTGGTGATGCTCTACGCCACCCGGCACCCGCCCGGCAAGGGAGCGGGCCGCATCCTCCTAAGCGTCGTCGCGGGCTTCGGCGTGTGCATGATCGTGTTCGGCCTGTCGAGGAACTTCTACCTCAGCGTGGCCGCCCTGATCTTCGCGGGCGTGTTCGACGGCATCAGCATGGTCATCCGCAGCGCCACCCTGCAACTCAAGGCGCCCGACCACATGCGCGGGCGCGTGAACGCCGTGAGCGGCATGTTCATCGGCGCCAGCAACGAACTCGGCGCCTTCGAGAGCGGCGTCGCCGCGAAGCTGCTGGGCACCACCCGCAGCGTGTGGCTGGGCGGCATCGTGACGTTGATCGTGGTGGGCGTGACCGCCGCCCTCGCCCCGGAACTGCGCGCGATGGACCTCACGGACGTGGCGGAGGACTGA
- a CDS encoding COX15/CtaA family protein has translation MSGTLTAARAGAGVWLPRLAWAALAYNVLVILWGAVVRLTTSGAGCGAHWPLCNGVVLPPSPTLHTVIEFSHRLTSGASGLLAIALVVLAFRVTPKGHPARLGAALSLGLIVLEGLVGGVQVLLGLTATSTDPARGFVQGVHLANTFALLGALLLTALWASGAPAVRLRRQGRAGTLGYVALALLLLLGMAGAVTALGDLLFLPADGTPIDTVKHDYAATANVLQNLRVIHPMLAIVVSAFLVWLAAWFRRERPSPGVERWSVAVWGLIAAQLVLGFLNVALRAPAWLQLSHLALACALWLATLTLVYFALTALTVQGAPRTVAGRVGA, from the coding sequence GTGAGTGGAACGCTGACGGCTGCCCGCGCGGGTGCGGGCGTGTGGCTGCCCCGGCTGGCGTGGGCGGCGCTGGCCTACAACGTGCTGGTGATCCTGTGGGGGGCCGTGGTGCGCCTGACCACCTCGGGCGCCGGCTGTGGCGCGCACTGGCCGCTGTGCAACGGAGTGGTGCTGCCCCCCAGTCCGACCCTGCACACGGTCATCGAGTTCAGTCACCGGCTGACCAGTGGCGCGAGCGGGCTGCTGGCCATTGCCCTGGTCGTGCTGGCCTTCCGCGTGACCCCGAAGGGCCACCCGGCGCGGCTGGGCGCGGCCCTGAGCCTGGGCCTGATCGTGCTGGAGGGGCTGGTGGGCGGCGTGCAGGTGCTGCTGGGCCTGACCGCGACCTCCACCGACCCGGCGCGCGGCTTCGTGCAGGGGGTACACCTGGCGAACACCTTCGCGCTGCTGGGCGCGCTGCTGCTCACGGCGCTGTGGGCGTCGGGGGCGCCGGCCGTACGGCTGCGCAGGCAGGGCCGGGCGGGCACGCTGGGCTACGTGGCCCTGGCGCTGCTGCTGCTGCTGGGCATGGCGGGCGCCGTGACCGCGCTGGGCGACCTGCTGTTCCTGCCCGCCGACGGCACGCCCATCGACACCGTGAAGCATGACTACGCGGCCACGGCGAACGTGCTCCAGAACCTGCGCGTGATCCACCCCATGCTGGCGATCGTGGTGAGCGCGTTTCTGGTGTGGCTGGCTGCCTGGTTCCGGCGCGAGCGCCCCTCGCCGGGCGTGGAGCGCTGGAGCGTGGCCGTGTGGGGACTGATCGCCGCGCAGCTCGTGCTGGGCTTCCTGAACGTGGCGCTGCGCGCTCCGGCGTGGCTGCAGCTCTCGCACCTCGCGCTGGCGTGCGCGCTGTGGCTGGCCACGCTGACCCTGGTGTACTTCGCGCTCACGGCGCTGACCGTGCAGGGCGCGCCGCGCACCGTCGCCGGCCGGGTGGGCGCATGA
- a CDS encoding Glu/Leu/Phe/Val family dehydrogenase: MTATHDPSSPAPAPARAHAIPSYLDPNNIGPYEIFLEQVERVTPYLGKLAFWVETLKRPKRILVVDIPVHLDDGSVAHFEGYRVQHNTSRGPAKGGVRFHQDVTLSEVMALSAWMTIKNAAVNLPYGGGKGGIRLDPRQYSTGELERITRRYTSEIGLIIGPDKDIPAPDVNTGPQTMAWMMDTYSMNVGRTATGVVTGKPVSLGGSLGRSDATGRGVFVTGAQAMQKLGLPMQGARIAVQGFGNVGEAAARIFHEHGARIVAIQDVTGTIHSEAGIDPAAALAHLRATGRIVGLPGSEEIAAADFWGVDCDVLIPAALEKQITLQNADRIRARLIVEGANGPTIPAADDLLADKGITVVPDVLANAGGVTVSYFEWVQDFSSFFWTEDEINQRLDRIMRDAFQSLWDVKERHGVTLRTAVYIVACTRVLEARALRGLYP; encoded by the coding sequence ATGACCGCCACGCACGACCCGTCCTCCCCGGCGCCCGCTCCGGCGCGCGCGCACGCCATTCCCAGCTACCTCGACCCGAACAACATCGGGCCGTATGAGATCTTCCTCGAGCAGGTCGAGCGCGTCACGCCGTACCTGGGCAAGCTGGCCTTCTGGGTCGAGACCCTCAAGAGGCCCAAGCGCATTCTGGTCGTGGATATCCCGGTGCACCTCGACGACGGCTCGGTGGCGCACTTCGAGGGCTACCGCGTGCAGCACAACACGTCGCGCGGCCCCGCCAAGGGCGGCGTGCGCTTCCACCAGGACGTGACGCTGTCGGAGGTCATGGCCCTCTCGGCGTGGATGACCATCAAGAACGCCGCCGTGAACCTGCCGTACGGCGGCGGCAAGGGCGGCATCCGCCTCGACCCGCGGCAGTACTCCACCGGGGAACTCGAACGCATCACGCGGCGCTACACCAGCGAGATCGGCCTGATCATCGGGCCGGACAAGGATATTCCTGCTCCCGACGTGAACACCGGCCCGCAGACCATGGCGTGGATGATGGACACGTACTCCATGAACGTGGGCCGCACCGCCACGGGCGTCGTGACCGGCAAACCCGTCAGCCTGGGCGGCTCGCTGGGCCGTTCGGACGCCACCGGGCGCGGCGTGTTCGTGACGGGCGCGCAGGCCATGCAGAAACTCGGCCTGCCCATGCAGGGCGCGCGCATCGCCGTGCAGGGCTTCGGGAACGTCGGTGAGGCCGCCGCCCGCATCTTCCATGAACACGGCGCGCGGATCGTCGCCATCCAGGACGTCACCGGCACCATCCACAGCGAGGCCGGCATCGACCCCGCCGCCGCCCTGGCGCACCTGCGCGCCACCGGCCGGATTGTGGGTCTGCCCGGCAGCGAGGAGATCGCCGCCGCCGACTTCTGGGGCGTGGACTGCGACGTCCTGATCCCCGCCGCGCTGGAAAAACAGATCACCCTCCAGAACGCGGACCGGATCAGGGCCCGGCTGATCGTCGAGGGCGCCAACGGCCCCACCATTCCCGCCGCCGACGACCTGCTGGCCGACAAGGGCATCACCGTGGTGCCGGACGTCCTCGCCAACGCGGGCGGCGTGACCGTCAGCTACTTCGAGTGGGTACAGGACTTCAGCTCGTTCTTCTGGACGGAAGACGAGATCAACCAGCGCCTCGACCGCATCATGCGCGACGCATTCCAGAGCCTGTGGGACGTCAAGGAACGCCACGGCGTGACCCTCCGCACCGCCGTGTACATCGTCGCGTGCACGCGGGTGCTGGAGGCGCGGGCGCTGCGCGGCCTGTACCCCTAA